In Gemmatimonadota bacterium, the DNA window GCTGGATTTAGAGAATATTGTGAACAGGAGTGAAGTGAATTGATTTTAGACTGGCTTTGCTCAAATCGCCTTCGAGACAGGAAACGCTAATTTTGTAAGTACCCGGCCCGGAAAAGTTAATCCAGCCAATGGGAAAACGCTGGTAGTTATGCGACGAATTTTGCTGATTTTGAATGTGTTCACCATTTTCAATACTAACCCCCCAGACGAGACGCCCTTCACCCGAATAGGTGAGATCTACGATGTAGTCTCCAGGCGCAAGAACGTTGACCGTCCAGGTCGCTTTGCCTTCAGGCGTCCATTTATGGACACGGCTGACGTGTTTCCATTCTCCAAATTTTTCCATCCAGCGTTGATTTCCCAATGTGGCATTTTCAACGGCCGCAGCTTCTGAAAGAATTTCGGTCTCTATTTCGGGATCAATTGCCCAGGTCGAATCGGCTTTCGGCGTGCCTTTGAGTTTGACTTCAAGGACCGAAACCAGATTTTCAGGTGCCTGCGCCGATAGCTCAAAGCAGGTCCAGCCGTGTTTTTTATTATAAGTGACAGGTGTAGATTGACCGCCATTGAGGAGGGATGCAGATTCGATTTCTGTTTTGAGGCCTGGCAGATAAAGTGTGCCAGAGACAGGCCAGTTGAAAATGCTGAGAAAGAGCGTATTGTCTTTTACCGTCACATCTCCCCAGGGCAGGGCATGTTGCCAGGGTGATGCATCAGTACCATAGACGACCTGAGGATAGCGCTTGATCCACTCGCCAGCAGCACGTAAAGTGCGGGCAGCTCTTTCGGGTATTGAACCGTCACCGCGGGGACCTATGTTGAGCATGTAAGTGCCACCTCTGGCAACACAGGAGATCAGGCGGCGAAGAATTTCTCGGGGTGTTTTCCAGTATTCATCGTACCAGGCAAAAGCCCAGGAGTCGTTGGTAGTATCGACGCTTTCCCACATACCTTCAACATTGGTGGATGGCACATCCATATCACCCAGCGTCTTGTAGTCGCCCAGCCCGTGCCCGGCGCGGCCTGAAACGAGCGCATTCGGTTGATTTTTTCGTACGACTTCAATGAGTTGCTCAATGTACTTTTTGGGCATTTGTCCGGGTGTGTCAAACCAGATGAGTTCGATGGGACCGTACTGGCTGGTGATTTCTTCGACCTGTGGCAGGCATTTTTTGACAAAATAATCGTCAAAGGTAGCCGGGTTGCCATCGGTATCTGTGTCTGGACCATTTGCACCACCTGGAAAAGTCCAGTCCTGATTGTGAGAGTAGTAAAATCCAAATCCGAGACCGAGTTTTTCGCAGGCCCCGGCGAGTTCTTTCATGGGGTCGCGATTAAACTGGGTAACTGCGCCAATATTAAAGTCGTTGCAGGCTGAGCGATACATGGCAAAACCATCGTGGTGCTTGCTGGTGATAATAATGTATTTCATGCCCGCGTCCTTAGCCAGTTGTGCTATTTCTGTTGCATCAAAATTGACGGGATTAAAGGTTTTCGCCATTTCCATATATTCCTCGACCGGAATATTGGCCATGCGCGGGTTCATGATCCATTCGCCAATGCCGTAGTACGTTTTGCCATCGACTTTGTTGGCAAGTTGAGCATACGGACCCCAGTGGATAAACATCGCGTAATTGCCATCATTAAAGAGTTGGCCCCGTTCTGCATTTTCAGCGCGCA includes these proteins:
- a CDS encoding alpha-L-fucosidase; the protein is MQKDNGQEMDALWGEDVIALRAENAERGQLFNDGNYAMFIHWGPYAQLANKVDGKTYYGIGEWIMNPRMANIPVEEYMEMAKTFNPVNFDATEIAQLAKDAGMKYIIITSKHHDGFAMYRSACNDFNIGAVTQFNRDPMKELAGACEKLGLGFGFYYSHNQDWTFPGGANGPDTDTDGNPATFDDYFVKKCLPQVEEITSQYGPIELIWFDTPGQMPKKYIEQLIEVVRKNQPNALVSGRAGHGLGDYKTLGDMDVPSTNVEGMWESVDTTNDSWAFAWYDEYWKTPREILRRLISCVARGGTYMLNIGPRGDGSIPERAARTLRAAGEWIKRYPQVVYGTDASPWQHALPWGDVTVKDNTLFLSIFNWPVSGTLYLPGLKTEIESASLLNGGQSTPVTYNKKHGWTCFELSAQAPENLVSVLEVKLKGTPKADSTWAIDPEIETEILSEAAAVENATLGNQRWMEKFGEWKHVSRVHKWTPEGKATWTVNVLAPGDYIVDLTYSGEGRLVWGVSIENGEHIQNQQNSSHNYQRFPIGWINFSGPGTYKISVSCLEGDLSKASLKSIHFTPVHNIL